ATTTTCTTCTTTATATTCCTTTACATAACCCCGGTTAGTTTTTCTGACTTCTCGTTGTCCCACAGACTGCTTTATCAATTTTACAACCCTCTCCGGCCCGCCCAGACTTGTCACCCCTATCGCCATAGCCAAAACAAGCGCTGCTGCCAGGCTCAGATACATCTTTTTCCTCTTTCCCGGTTTCTTCCGCTGTATCCTTCGGCCGATCTCAAGCGCTTTTTTATCTTCTTCCGGCAGAAGAGAGTATATTCTTTCCTTCTCATATTGATCTATATTTTTATCAACGTTTGAACGGATCTCGTCCGTGATTTTTTCTGTAACGACTTCATCCGCACAGATTGTCTCCACATCTTTCTCTATGCTGTCTGCCTCATTATGGAACTCTTTTTGAATAAGCTGTTCCGTATTGTCTAGTTTATCTTTCATATATTTACCTCTTTTTATTACCTGCCTTTTCTCTTACTCTTGACCAATCCCCCTGTAAACGTATATTATAAGGGTAACAAAATGCTTTCTGCTGGCATTATTTATACTTATTGAACATTAAGTTCAATATGATATAGTATACGTATATATCAAGATTGGGAGGTCACTATGAAACGTATCATCTTAACCGGCGGCGGTACGGCGGGCCACGTCACTCCGAATATCGCCCTTCTTCCGCGTCTCAAAGAATTACAATATGATATTCATTACATTGGTTCTTACAACGGCATTGAAAAGGAACTGATCGAACAATTCGGTATTCCTTACCACGGAATCTCTTCCGGAAAGCTGCGCCGTTATTTCAGTGTCCAGAACTTTACAGACCCTTTCCGTGTAGTCAAAGGGCTC
This is a stretch of genomic DNA from [Clostridium] hylemonae DSM 15053. It encodes these proteins:
- a CDS encoding DUF4367 domain-containing protein — translated: MKDKLDNTEQLIQKEFHNEADSIEKDVETICADEVVTEKITDEIRSNVDKNIDQYEKERIYSLLPEEDKKALEIGRRIQRKKPGKRKKMYLSLAAALVLAMAIGVTSLGGPERVVKLIKQSVGQREVRKTNRGYVKEYKEENEEEAYQKVKDVFGCDIVKIIPCVKGMKFQNSKIDETLQISELYYKLNGELISYYVNASYSATSWGIDVEDKVLNNRTETINGCTLEIKEYSTEKTGTQRYSVEFEYQGLEYFLIGTLNEEELKLILRNLYFF